Genomic DNA from Streptomyces sp. NBC_01571:
CGCCCTCGAAGACCCAGTAGCCGAACTCCCCCCGCACGGACAGGATCCGCCCGAAGAAGCCGCCGTCGATCAGGCGCTTGAGCTTCAGCAGCCCCGGGAGGAAGAGCTTGTCCTGCACGACCCCGTGCTTGACGCCCTTCGCGTGGGCGAGCCGGGCCAGTTCCAGGGCGCCGTCCAGGCCGGTGGCGGTCGGCTTCTCGGTGTAGATGTGCTTCCCTGCCGCGATGGCCTTCTTGATCGCCTCCTCGCGGGCGGAGGTGACCTGCGCGTCGAAGTAGAGGTCGACGTCCGGGTCGGCGAGGACCACGTCCACGTCCGTCGACCAGTGCTCCAGCCCGTGCCGCTCGGCGAGCGTCCTCAGGGCGTGGGCGCGGCGGCCGACGAGTACCGGCTCGGGCCACAGCACCGTGCCGTCGCCCAGATCCAGACCGCCCTGGTCGCGCAGGGCGAGGATCGAGCGGACGAGGTGCTGGCGGTATCCCATGCGTCCCGTCACGCCGTTCATGGCGATACGCACCGTCTTGCGTGTCACGTCTTCCCCTTCGTACGCGGGTTCCGCGCCGCGTACGCCCCCACTGACGAGCGTGACAGCAAGCGCTTTCTATCCAAGAGAGAAGCTAGCCTCTGTCCAGCCGATCGGACAAGACCACGCGGATGACGAGATGTTCGACCGCCCGGACGGCTGGACTTGGGGGCGCGGGCACGATCGGATGGACCCGCACGTGGCGGGCGTACACGGGTGCGGGGGTGTGCGCGACGCCTGGCCGCGCGCCTCGGCGCCCCGGCTCCTCGCACCCGCCTGTTTGCAGCACGACGACAACGCGACGCGTGACCGGAGGACGACGAGATGACCGTGACCCTGGCGGACGTGGCGGCGCGGGCGCAGGTCTCGCCCGCGACCGTGTCCCGGGTGCTGAACGGGAACTATCCCGTCGCGGCGTCCACGCGCGAGCGGGTGCTGCGCGCGGTGGACGACCTGGACTACGTACTGAACGGGCCCGCCAGTTCGCTGGCCGCCGCCACCTCCGACCTGGTCGGGATCCTGGTCAACGACATCGCCGACCCGTTCTTCGGGATCATGGCGGCCGCGATCCAGTCGGAGATCGAGGGCCCCGGGGGGCGTGCGGGCGGGGAGCGGCTGGGGGTGGTGTGCAACACCGGCGGCATCGCGGAGCGCGAGCTGACGTACCTCACGCTGCTGCAGCGGCAGCGCGCCGCGGCGGTCGTACTGACCGGCGGCGCCGTAGAGGACGCGCCGCACGCGGCGGCGGTCGCGGCGAAGCTGCGCAAGCTCGGGGAGGCGGGGACCCAGGTGGTCCTGTGCGGTCGTCCGCCCGCGCCGGACGCCCCCGAGGCGATCGCGCTGACCTTCGACAACCGGGGTGGCGGGCAGCGGCTCACCGAGCATCTGATCGGGCTCGGACACCGGCGGATGGGGTACATCGCCGGGCCCGAGGAGCGGACCACGACCCGGCACCGGCTGGAGGGGCACCGGGCCGCGCTCGCCGCGCACGGGATCGAGGACGATCCGCGGTGGACCGTTCACGGGCGCTACGACCGTCGTTCCGGGTACGAGGCGACGGTCGAACTCCTGCGCAGGGAGCCGGGGCTGACGGCTGTCGTCGCCGCGAACGACACCGTCGCGCTCGGCGCGTGTGCGGCGTTGCGTGACGCGGGGCTGCGTATCCCGGACGATGTGTCGGTCGCCGGGTTCGACGATCTGCCGTTCAGCATCGACGCGGTGCCGGCGCTGACGACGGTGCGCTTGCCGTTGTCGGAGGCGGGGGCGCGGGCGGGGCGGGTCGCGATGGGCCGTGAAGAGGCTCCGCCCGGGGGGATCGCCACGGTGCGGGGGGAGTTGATGGTGCGGGGGTCCACCGGGGTCCCCAAGACCTGAGGCCCCCGTCCTCCTGCCGGACGCCCACGGCCCGCCCCCCAAACCGTTCCTCGCCCCCGCCGCCCCTACCCGACCCATCCCGTACCCGGGGGCTCCGCCCCAGCCCCCGCCAAGGGGCTGCGCCCCCTGGACCCCCGCTCGCCCGAAGGGCTCGTCCTCAAACGCCGGACGGGCTGAAAAACCACACCTCGCCCCCGCACCCGCAGCCGCCCGTGCCACGCGAGGGGCCGTGCCGGTGTGTCGCAGGCCGTCGCTTACGTTCGGATCGAGCAGCGGCTCCCATGCCCGGCCCACGCCTGATCCGGCGGCGACGGCCTCGACACACCGGCACGGCCCCGACCCACCCACCGACCGCGGGCCGGCACTACTCACACGTGCGGCCGCCGCCCCCGCTCCCGGTGCGGGAAGGACTGGTCGGCACCGGGAAGCGTCGGCTTCGGCAGCGTCGCCACCTCACTCCTTCGCCTTCTCCAACTGCTCCGCCGTGTCGTCCGGCAGCCGCGGCGCCGGCGGTCGGGGAGCCCACGTAAGGCGGCCAAGCACCGGCGACGGCCGGGCGACGTCCCGACGGCCAGGGTCATGGCTGACACGTCCGCCCCGTGGACTCCACCTCATCCGCGCCCGTACGCTCGACCCGTACCTCTGACTGAGTCAACCGTCCCCACCACTCGCCCAGATCCACCCGCACCGATCACCCAGAGCCGACAGCCAGAGCCGACATCCGGGGTTGACCATGACCGTCCAGGACATCCGCTCCTTCAACCGCTTCTACACGAACGTCATCGGCGCACTCGACTACGGCCGCCACCTCTACGCCCCGTACACCCTCACCGAGTCACGCGTGCTGTACGAGCTCGCGCACTCCCCGCACTCCGACGCCGCCGACCTCCGTGCCGAACTGTCGCTGGACTCCGGATACTTGAGCCGGATCCTGAGCAAGTTCGAGCAGGACGGCCTGATCGAACGGGCACCCTCGCCGCGCGACCCGCGCCGCCGCCGGATCACACTCACCCAGCGCGGCCGGGAGACCGCTGCCGTCCTGGACGAGCGCTCACGGGAATCCGTCGGAGCCCTGCTGGCGACCGTCCCGGCCGACGACCGTCCCCGCCTCGCCGAGGCGATGCACACCGTGCGCACCCTCCTGTCCGCCCACCGCCCCCGCCCCGCCCCGGGTGCGCGCCACCACCGCGAGGACGTCGTGCTGCGCGAGCCCGTCCCCGGCGACCTCGGCTGGATCGTGCAGCGCAACGCCGCGCTGTACGCCGCCGAGTACGGCTGGAACACCGACTACGAAGGTCTGGTCGCCCGGATCGTCGCGGACTTCGCCGAGGATCACGATCCGCACCTGGAGCGGGCCTGGATCGCCGAGCTGGCCGGGCGGCCGGTGGGGTGCGTGATGTGCGCGCGGGACGACGCCCCGGGAACGGCCCGGCTGCGTCTGCTCCTCGTCGAGCCGGACGCCCGCGGCCTCGGCATCGGCGACCGGCTGGTCGAGGCGGTCGTCGGTTTCGCGCGGGACGGCGGCTACCGGGACCTCGTCCTGTGGACCAACGACGTCCTGACCTCGGCCCGCCACCTCTACCAGCGCCACGGTTTCTCCCTCGTCGCCGAGAAACCGCACCGTTCCTTCGGCGCGGATCTCGTCGGCCAGGACTGGCGACTGGATCTGCACGGCTCCCCCGGATGATCCGGAGTGCCGGGTAGGGTCCCGGTCCATGAAGCTGGCCTTCTCCACGCTCGGCGTGCCCGGGCTCCCCGTCCCCGACGTCGTACGACTCGCCGCCGCGCACGGCTATCACGGCGTGGAACTGCGCGCGCACCCCGAGGAACCGGTGCACCCCGGGCTCGGGCCGGCCGAGCGGGCCGGGGTGGCCGCCGCGTTCGAGGCGGGCGGTGTCGAGATCATGGGCCTGGCCGGGTACACGCGGGTGGCGGCGCCCGGTGACGACGCCCACGTCGTCGCCGAGATCCGCGAACTGCTGGACCTGGCGCGGGACCTGTCGGCCCCGTTCGTCCGTGTCTTCCCGGGCGCGAGCGCCGACCAGAGCGCCGAGGAGGCCGACTCGACGGCGGCGCGACGGCTCGGCACGGCCGCGGAGTACGCCGCCGACGTGGGTGTACGCATCCTGCTGGAGACCCACGACTCGCACCGCACCGGCGCGGACGCGATGCGGATCCTGGGTCTGGTCGGCCATCACCACGTGGGCGCGCTGTGGGACGTCATGCACACCTGGCTCGGCGGCGAGGAGCCGCCGTCGACGTACGCGGCCCTGTGCACGTACCTCGGCTATGTGCAGGTCAAGGACATCGCGTCCGCCGAGGACACCACCCCGCTCCCGCTGGGCGCGGGTGTTCTGCCGCTCGCGGAGTGTGTGGAGCTGCTCTCCCGGGAGGGCTGGGACGGCTGGCTGTGCTGGGAGTACGAGAAGCGGTGGTACGAGGCCGCCGCGCCGCTACCGGAACTGCTGGGCCCGGGCCGGGACCATCTCGGGCGTCTGCTGAACGAGTCGGCGTAGGCCCGCCCCGGCCCCTCCGGACCCGGCACCGGACCGCCCCGCGCGGACCGGCACCGTACCCCGTCGCCGCGCCCCCTCTCCGCACCCACCGCCCCACCCGTGTTCGAGGACCACCGCGCCGCCTCCCCGCCACCACCTGGGGCGATCGCCTTACCCCCCACTCACCCCCGGCAAACCGGCTATCGTGGTCGGCATGTCGGCCCCGGAACTGATCCGTATCGTCTCCCGCGACTCCCCCATGGCCTTGGCCCAAGTGGAGCGCGTACGAACCGAGTTGAGCGCGCTCCGTCCAGAGATCCGCACCGAGGTCGTCCCGGTGAGGACCACCGGCGACAAGTGGATGGGCGACCTGTCCAAGGTCGAGGGCAAGGGCGCGTTCACCAAGGAGGTCGACGCGGCGCTGCTGGCGGGCGAGGCCGATCTCGCGGTGCACTGCGTGAAGGACATCCCCGCGGACCGCCCGCTGCCCGCGGGAACGATGTTCGCCGCCTTCCTGGCCCGGGACGACATCCGCGACGCGCTGATCCACCCCGCCGGGCTCACCCTCGACGAGCTGCCGCAGGGCACCCGGATCGGCACCTCCTCGGTGCGGCGCGTCGCCCAGCTGGCCGCCTCGCACCCGCACCTGGAGTGTGTGCCGTTCCGGGGCAACGCCAACCGCCGGCTGGAGAAGCTGGCGGCGGGTGAGGCGGACGCACTGCTGCTCGCGGTGTCCGGGCTCGAACGCATCGGCCGCGCGGACGTGATCAGCGAGACCCTGTCGCCCGAGACGATGATGCCGCCGATCGGCGCGGGCATCCTGGCCCTCCAGTGCCGCGAGGGCGACACGGACCTGATCGAGACGATCAGCGACCTCGGCGACCCGGACACGCACCGCGAGGCCACCGCCGAGCGCATGTTCCTGCACGTGCTGCAGGGCCACTGCAACTCGCCGATCGCGGGCTACGCGAAGGTCGGCGGCGGCGGCGAACTGTCGCTGCGCGCCTGCGTGTTCACTCCGGACGGCAAGACGGTCCTGAACGCGCACGAGTGGGCGGGCCGTCTCGACGCCGCGACCCTCGGCACCTCGGTCGCCGTCGCCCTGCTGCGCCAGGGCGCCCGCGAACTGATCGACGGCATCCCGCACTGACCGGCCGGCATCCACCGCCCGGGCTCGGACCCGGGGATGTCGGCCAGGGCCGTGCGCTCACGCCTGCTCCCCGATCCGGTCCCGCGCCGGTCCGTCCGGCGGACGGACCGGCGCGCGGGCCGTCCATGAGGGTGCCAGGGAGGTCAGGGCCACCCCTCCCACCAGCAGCGCCGCCGCTCCCCAGCGCAGGGGGCCGACCGACTCGCCCAGGAACAGGGCCGCGGACGACATGCCGAAGACCGGGACCAGCAGGGAGAAGGGCGCGACGGTGGACGCGGGGTGGCGGTGCAGCAGCCACCCCCATGCCCCGAAGCCGAGGACGGTCGTGATCCAGGCGACGTAGACCACGATTCCGGCGCCCCGCCAGTCGAGGGCGCGCAGCGCGTCGAGGTCTCGGGCCGGGCCCTCCGTCAGCAGCGAGAGGCCCAGCAGCGGCAGTACGGGGACGGTGCTCACCCAAACCATGAAGTTGAGGGAGTCGGGCGGGGACGCCCTGCGGGTGAGGACGTTGGACACGCCCCAGCAGGCCGCCGCCGCGATCACCAGCGCGAAGGCGCCGAGCGGGCCGCCGGTGCCCTCGTCCACGGCGGCCAGGCCCACCCCGCACAGGGCCACCGCCATACCCGTGAGCCGTACACCGGTGGGCCGTTCACCCAGGACGACGTAGGCGATCAGGGCCGTGAAGACGGCCTGGATCTGGAGGACGAGGGACGACAGGCCGGCCGGCATCCCGGCGTCCATGCCGATGAAGAGCAGTCCGAACTTGGCGACGCCCAGGACCAGTCCGACCGACACGATCCACTTCCACGCGACCTTGGGCCGCCCCACGAAGAACACCGCGGGCAGGGCGGCCACCAGGAAGCGCAGTGCCGAGAAGAGCAGGGGCGGGAAGTGGCCGAGGCCGACCTCGACGATCGTGAAGTTCACACCCCAGACGGCGGCGACGAGGACGGCGAGACAGATGTGGGCGGGTCGCATGGGTCGAGGATCACGCCCGTGAACCGTTAAGCACCAGCGAATCCTGCTGCATGGTTGGATGAAGCATTCCTGATGGAAGGGGTGGGCCGTGCTCGATCTCCAGCGTCTGCGCGCCCTGCACGCCGTCTCCGTGCACGGCACGGTCGGCGCCGCCGCGGCCGCGCTCGGGTACACGCCCTCCGCCGTGTCCCAGCAGATCGCCAAACTGGAGCGGGAGACCAGGACCGTACTTCTCGAACGGCGCGGACGCGGTGTGCGGCTCACCGAGCAGGCCCTCCAACTAGCCTCCACCGCACAGCAGTTGATGGCCATCGTGGAGCGGGCCGAGACCGAGCTCGAGGAGCGGCGCGGGGTGCCCGCGGGCCGGCTGGACCTCGCCGCGTTCGCCAGTGCGGCACGCGGGCTGCTGCCCGCCGTACTGGCCGACCTGGCCGTCCGGCATCCGGCCCTCGACGCCCGGCTCACCGAGATCGACCCCCATCTCTCCGTGGACCTGGTCGCCAAGGGCGCCGTCGACGTGGCCGTCACGCACGACTGGGACATCGCGCCGCTCCCCGCTCCGCCGGGCGTGGAGCAGGCGGTGATCGGGGACGACCTGTGCGACCTCCTCGTGCCCGCCGGGCATCCCTTCGCCGGGCGGGCGTCCGTGCGGCGGGAGGAGCTGGCCGGCGAACGGTGGATCTGCCAGCCGCCCGGCCGGGTGTGCCACGACTGGCTGGTGCGCACCCTGCGCGCGGCGGGCTGCGAGCCGGACATCGTCCACCAGGCGGACGAGAACCCGACCCTCGTCGCCCTGGTCGCGGCCGGGCTCGGGGTCGCGCTCCTCCCCCGGCTCGGGCGTGGCGCGCTTCCCGACGGGGTGGTGGAGGTGCCGCTGGACCCGATGCCCGTACGGCGGCTGTACGCGGTGTGGCGCACCGGCGCGGCACGGCGTCCTGCCATCGCGGAGACGGTTCGCACCCTTCGGTCCCACTGGTCCTCGGCGTCCCGGCACGACGCGCCGTGAGCAGCGCCTCGACGCCTCACCGGACCCGCCCGGCACTCCCGTACCGACTTCGGCGATCAGCCGCTATCCGGGAACCCGGACCCGTGCCGGCCCGTCCAATCCGCATGCTGCCGCACGAGTCTCGCAGTGCGGTGTCGGCCTCGCTGCTGGCTGCGATCGCTGACCACCCTCTCCGCCGCCTGCGGCCGGCAGCACGCCGTCACCGGCGCGCCCCCCTCCAACTGCGCCGGTGACGGCCCCTGTCCGGCTACTGTGCACACCCTTGACTGGAAGAAACTTCCCGGATATTCGTGTCTCCTCGGAAGTTTCCTTCACGAGGGAAGGAGCGCTCGTGCGCGACTCCAGCACGGGAAGCACCGCACCACCGTCCAGACGTACGGTTCTCGCCGCCACCGCCGCGACCACCGCCGCTCTCGCCCTGGGCACGGTCCCCGCCCGGGCCGCCGGGGGCCATCATGACGAAACGTCACTCCGCGCCCTGATCTCCCGCATGACGCTGGAGGAGAAGGTCGGCCAGCTCTTCGTGATGCGCGTGTACGGCCACTCGGCCACCGCCCCCGACCAGGCCGACATCGATGCCAACCTCGCCGAACTCGGCGTCAGAACGGCGGCGGAACTGATCGCCCGCTACCGCGTCGGCGGCATCATCTACTTCACCTGGGCCCACAACACCCGCGACCCGCACCAGATCGCGGCTCTGTCCAACGGCATCCAGCAGGTCTCCCTGGCCCAGCCGCGGGGCCTGCCCGTGCTGATCTCCACGGACCAGGAGCACGGCATAGTGGCCCGGGTCGGCAAGCCCGCGACGCTCTTCCCGGGCGCGATGGCGCTGGGCGCGGGCCGTTCACGCGAGGACGCCCGCACGGTGGGGCGGCTCAGCGGGACCGAACTGCGCGCGCTCGGCATCCGGCAGGACTACTCCCCGGTCGCCGACGTGAACGTCAACCCGGCCAACCCGGTCATCGGCGTGCGCTCCTTCGGCGCCGACCCGGACGCGGTGGCCGAGCTGGTGACGGCCGAGGTGCAGGGATACCGCAGCGCGGGCGTGGCCGCCACGTCCAAGCACTTCCCGGGGCACGGCGACACCGCCGTGGACAGCCACTTCGGCTTCCCGGTCATCACGCACAGCCGTGAGCTGTGGTCGGGTCTCGACGCCGTGCCCTTCCGCGCCGCGATCCGGGCCGGCATCGACTCGATCATGACCGCCCACATCATGGTCCCGGCGCTCGACCCGGCCGGCGACCCCGCCACGCTCTCCCACCCGATCCTCACCGGCATCCTGCGCGAGGAACTCGGCTACGACGGTGTCGTGGTGACGGACTCGCTCGGCATGGAGGGCGTGCGCACGAAGTACGGTGACGACCGCGTCCCCGTACTGGCCCTGAAGGCCGGCGTCGACCAGCTCCTCAACCCGCCGTCCATCGACGTCGCCTGGCACGCCGTGCTCGACGCGGTGCGCGGCGGCGAGCTGACCGAGGCGCGCCTCGACGAGTCGCTCCTGCGCGTCCTGCGCCTCAAGGCGAGACTCGGGCTGCTGGAGAACCCGTACGTCGGCGACGGCGGGGTCGACCGCGCGGTCGGCACCGCGGCCCACCTCAGGGCGGCCGACCGGATCGCCGAACGCACGACGACCCTGCTGGTCAACCAGCGCGGCCTGCTGCCGCTCTCCCGCCGTGCGCACAGGAACGTGCTCGTCGTGGGCGCCGACCCCGCCTCGCCCTCCGGCACCGACGGCCCGCCCACCACCGTCCTCGCGACCGCCCTGACCGCGCTGGGCTTCACGGCGACGGCGCTGTCCACGGGGACGGCGCCGACCGAGGCGGCCATCGGCCGGGCGGTCGCGGCCGCCTCAGGGATGGACGCCGTCATCGTCGGGACGTACAACGTCACGGCGGCGAGTTCCCAGCGGACGCTCGTCGAGCGGCTGGTCGCCACCGGCGTCCCGGTCGTCGTGATCGCCATCCGCAATCCGTACGACGTGGCGCATCTTCCGTCTGCCGACGCCCACTTGGCGGCGTACTCCTGGACGGACGTCGAACTGCGGGCCGCCGCACGGGTGATCGCCGGCCGGGCGAAGCCGCGGGGCAGGCTTCCGGTCGCGGTGCAACGGGCGGACGACCCTGCTCAGGTGCTGTATCCGATCGGGTACGGAATGACGTATTAGCCCTACGTCGCAGACCGGACGCACCACCCCCGACAGACGCAAAGCACCCCGGATGTCTGGCGTGTGCCCGCCGCGGCGGGTCACGCTGGGCAGGGGTATCGGGGGGAAGACATGCGAGCCAGCTCGGTGGGTCGGCGTTGCGTCGGGGCGGTGTGCGCGCTGCTGCTGGCCGTCACCGCGCTCGCCGGCTGCGATCGCTGGTCGGCCTCCGACGACGCCGAACCCCGCCCGGTGACGACCTCGGCCCGACCCTCCGGCTACGGCGCGGTGTTCCTCGAGGTCGCCGAGTGCAGTTCCTTCGGGACGACCAGCTTCACCGAGGTGCCCTGCACCAGCGAACGGGCCGCCGCGCGCGTGATCGCCCGCTACGACGGCAGGGTCGCCGACGGTCCGCTGTGCCCGCCGGCCACCGACTTCGTCCTGCACATCAGCGAGACCCGGCCCACCGCGGACGAGAACGGCGACGGCGCGGTCCCGCAGGGCTACGCCTGCATGCGCAAGCTGGAGGCCCCGCACCCCGGTGACCCGGGCGGCGGCGGAGGTCCCCGCACGATCGTCGGCGACTGCGTCTACAGCGCGGGCAGCGGTCAGGTCCGCGAGACCGCCTGCGACGGCAAGGGCAGGAAGCCCCCGCAGTACCGGGTGACCTCGGCGGTCGTCGACCGCTCCAAGTGCCCGTCCAGCACGGCTCTCTACGTCCAGTTGGGCGGCGGCAGACCGGTGGGCTGCGCCCGCCCGGTATGACCGGCGGGCGGGCGCAGTCGCGCCTTACGGGCGCAGCGCGGGCTCGCGCTCGATGTCGCGCCGGTCGAGCCTCGCGTCGAATCCGGCCAGCGGCCGGGCCGCCGACGGGTCGGCCTGGACGGCCGCGGAGGCGACACCGGCCCATTGCAGGATGCGGGCCGTCGCGAGCGCCTTCTCGTCGGGGACGAGACCGGCGACGTTGGCACCGTGGTTGAGGCCGGGGGCGGTGAAGACGTACGCGTCACGGGCGCCCCTGCCGAGGCGGAAGCGCTCCGCGCCCCACGGGTCGTTCTGGCCGTAGACATACAGCATGTGGTGGGCGTGGTGCGCGACCCATGTGTCCACGTCCCGCATCGCCGACCGCTGGAAGGTCATCGGGATGGAGCGCGGCACGAAGTTCCGCGGCGGCTGGTAGCCGTAGCGGATCAGCTTCTTCTCGATGGAGGGGAAGTGGATCGTGGGCGCGCCGAGCTGGGTGCCCGCCTGGTAGTAGTACGGCGTGTACGTCTCCAGGCCCTGGTCTGTGTAGGCCGAGAAGCCGGAGATGGTGTCGACGGAGTCCCAGATCGCGTCGTCCGTGGCGTGCGGCGCGTCGGCCGGGATCGTCGCGCAGTCGGCGAGCAGGCTGTACTGCCAGAAGCCCCACACGTAGTCGAGGACGACCGCCTCGTAGGCCTTGTCCAGGCTGCCGATCGTGGTGAAGGTGTAGCCGTTGTCGGCCGCGTACTGCGCGTACTTCTTCTCCAGCGGCTCGCGGCGCACCAGCGCCTCGCGCTGCACCGCGTTCAGCTTGTCGCGGCACTCCTTGGTGCCGACGTTCCTGAAGAAGCGGTCGTACGCGGAGTCCTCGTCGTTCACCACGTCGTTGGGGGCGACGTAGGCGACCACGCCGTCCATGTCGCGCGGGTAGAAGCGCTCGTAGTACGTGGCGGTCATACCGCCCTTGGAGCCGCCCGTCGAGATCCACCTCTGGGTGTAGACGGGCTTGAGGGCCTCGAAGATGCGGTGCTGGTCGCTGGCCGCCTGCCAGATGTCGAGCTTGGACCAGTCGGCCGGCTGGGGGCGGGACGGGGTGAAGAAGCGGTACTCCATCGAGACCTGGTTGCCGTCCACGATCTGGGTCGGCTCGCGGCGGCTCGGGGTCGTGGAGACGTTGTAGCCGCCGGTGTAGAAGACCGTCGGGCGGGCGGTGTCCTTGTGCAGCACCGTGATGCGCTGCTGGAACGTCCCCCTGGACGGGTGCCGGTGGTCGATCGGCTGGGTGTAGTCGAGGACGAAGAAGCGGTAGCCGGTGTACGGCTTCTCCTCGATCAGGCTCATGCCCGGTATCGCGAGAAGACGGTCCTTGATGTCCCCGGTGGTCGTGCCGGTCGTGCCGGTCGTGCCGGTGGTGGCCTCCGGCTCGGCCGCGGTGGCCGCCCCGGCCGTGCTCAGCGTGCCTATGAGCACCGTGAGCGCCAGCAGCCATCTGAGCGCCTTGCGCATGCACCCTCCCCTGGAGTTACACAGATGTCCGCCGGAACCTAGCGGAGCAATGGGTGTGACACCAGGGGGACTTGAGGGAACCCTGTGACTTCTCTGTGATTCAGCCGAGAATCGCCGGGCCCCCGGCCGGGACCGCCCAGCTCAGCACAGGATCCAGCCCGAACTCACGGAACCCGAGCCGACCGAGCCCCTGATGCGGACGCAGCGGTGGCCCGCGTGGACGGTGACCGGGCCCGCGTGGTGCGTGAAGCGGCCCGCGTCGACCACCGGCCGGTTGCCGCGCGCCTGCACGCTGACCGACATCGGCCGTTTCTTCGACTGCTGCTCCTTGGGAACCGTCACGGCGCAGACGTAACCGCCGCTCCGGTAGAGCTGCACGGAGCCGGTCGCGAAGGGGACCGTGCGCACCTTGCGTCCCGAGCAGTACGAAGCGGCCTGCGCGCTCCCCGGGCACACCAACGCGAGCAGCCCGGAGGCGGTCAGCACAGCCAGGCCGAGCGCCATGCGCCGACGGATCGCACCACTGTCCACAATCGCCCCTCCCCGACCATTGAGCGTACTGGTGTACGGACGCAGAACGTATGTCGGATGGTTGCGTGCGCCCGGCCGTCCGCCCCCGCCCGGTGACCCGGACGGGTTTTTTTCCGTTTTCGGGGCAACCGCGCCGCTTTAGCCGGTGTCCAACTGGTCAGAAAAGCGAAAGGTGGTACCCGATGTCCCGCACGTCCCGTTCCCGCTCGAACCGGTCCCGCACGTCCCGTTCCCGCGCCGCTGTCGGCGCGCTCGTCGGCGCCGCGCTCCTCGCCGCGGCCGGAGCCTCCGTGCCCGCGTTCGCCGGTTCCCCCGCTCCCCCGCCCGTACGCGGCGGCGCCAACGGCCCGGCGTACGACCGGGTGGCCGACTTCTACGGCGCCTACATCGACGCCGTGACCGACCAGGGCGCCGGCCGTCTCGGCTCCCAGCTGCGCTCCTTCTACCTGACTTCGGGCCTGCGCACCCGGCTGGCCGGGTGGGAGAGCCGTGAGCACGCCGACGGCGTCCTGCGTGCCCAGGACGTGCCGCGCGCCTGGAAGGTGACGGCGGGCGACAGCGGCGCGGGCCACACCTGGTCGACCGTCCGCCTGACCTGGGGCTCCGCGCAGCACCCGACGTACACCTATCTGGCCGTCCAGTCGGATCTGTCGACGAAGAAGATCTCCGACATCAAGCAGAAGGGCTGAGCGGGCGGGCGTCAGGCGGAGGAACCGACCGGCTCCTCCGGCTCCGGCGCCCCCAC
This window encodes:
- a CDS encoding S28 family serine protease, which encodes MRKALRWLLALTVLIGTLSTAGAATAAEPEATTGTTGTTGTTTGDIKDRLLAIPGMSLIEEKPYTGYRFFVLDYTQPIDHRHPSRGTFQQRITVLHKDTARPTVFYTGGYNVSTTPSRREPTQIVDGNQVSMEYRFFTPSRPQPADWSKLDIWQAASDQHRIFEALKPVYTQRWISTGGSKGGMTATYYERFYPRDMDGVVAYVAPNDVVNDEDSAYDRFFRNVGTKECRDKLNAVQREALVRREPLEKKYAQYAADNGYTFTTIGSLDKAYEAVVLDYVWGFWQYSLLADCATIPADAPHATDDAIWDSVDTISGFSAYTDQGLETYTPYYYQAGTQLGAPTIHFPSIEKKLIRYGYQPPRNFVPRSIPMTFQRSAMRDVDTWVAHHAHHMLYVYGQNDPWGAERFRLGRGARDAYVFTAPGLNHGANVAGLVPDEKALATARILQWAGVASAAVQADPSAARPLAGFDARLDRRDIEREPALRP